A single genomic interval of bacterium harbors:
- a CDS encoding P1 family peptidase, translated as MERRKLLRHYGFSVGRFPSGPKNSLTDVPGVRVGHSTIIEGTGRRRAGNGPVRTGVTAIIPHDNVYMERLMSGAHILNGAGEVSGLIQIQEWGLIETPILLTNTLSVGRVSDSCVKWLSEKHPDMGDLYDVVIPVVGECDDSFLNDAVGRHIKQKHVFEALNSASTAMVPEGSVGAGTGMVCCDFKGGIGSSSRVIKVDDQQFTIGILVLSNFGRIDDLRVLGVPVGRKLSASFAALKKRSDNYGSIITVLATDLPLSRFQISWLCKRAALGIGRCGSFAAYTSGEIIVGLSTANQVLREPKSGLQQFTYILDQFMDDAFEATIEATEEAIINSLINNHDMVGANENFVPAIPVDKLMSVMHAAIG; from the coding sequence ATGGAAAGAAGGAAACTGCTGCGTCATTACGGTTTTAGCGTCGGCCGTTTTCCTTCCGGGCCCAAGAATTCCCTCACCGACGTGCCGGGCGTCCGAGTCGGACACAGCACCATCATTGAAGGGACCGGCCGCCGGCGCGCCGGAAACGGACCGGTTCGCACGGGAGTTACGGCGATCATCCCTCACGACAATGTATATATGGAGCGGCTCATGTCCGGCGCTCATATCCTCAACGGAGCCGGCGAAGTCAGCGGACTGATTCAAATCCAGGAGTGGGGACTCATCGAAACGCCGATTCTGCTGACAAACACGCTGAGTGTCGGTCGTGTCAGTGATTCCTGCGTGAAATGGCTATCTGAAAAACATCCGGACATGGGTGATCTTTATGATGTTGTGATTCCTGTGGTGGGAGAATGCGACGACAGTTTCTTGAATGATGCGGTGGGCCGCCACATCAAACAAAAACATGTCTTCGAAGCTCTGAATAGCGCTTCTACTGCGATGGTCCCTGAAGGTTCGGTCGGCGCCGGCACAGGAATGGTATGTTGTGATTTTAAAGGTGGAATCGGAAGCAGCTCGCGCGTGATCAAAGTCGATGACCAACAGTTCACGATCGGGATTCTGGTCCTCTCCAACTTTGGGCGCATCGATGATTTGCGGGTCCTTGGAGTTCCCGTAGGACGAAAATTATCTGCATCTTTTGCTGCGTTGAAAAAACGGTCGGATAATTACGGATCTATCATTACCGTTCTCGCAACCGATCTTCCTTTGAGCCGATTTCAGATCAGCTGGCTGTGTAAGCGCGCCGCTCTCGGGATCGGAAGGTGTGGAAGTTTTGCAGCGTATACGAGCGGAGAAATTATTGTCGGATTGTCTACAGCCAATCAAGTGTTGCGCGAACCTAAATCCGGTTTGCAACAATTCACGTACATTCTCGATCAATTCATGGATGACGCTTTTGAAGCTACGATCGAAGCGACGGAAGAAGCAATCATCAACAGTTTGATCAACAATCACGACATGGTCGGAGCCAACGAAAACTTCGTACCTGCTATTCCTGTCGATAAGCTCATGTCCGTGATGCACGCCGCCATCGGCTAA